A single Capricornis sumatraensis isolate serow.1 chromosome 20, serow.2, whole genome shotgun sequence DNA region contains:
- the NAPA gene encoding alpha-soluble NSF attachment protein isoform X2, with the protein MDNSGKEAEAMALLAEAERKVKNSQSFFSGLFGGSSKIEEACEIYARAANMFKMAKNWSEAINCLMRAIEIYTDMGRFTIAAKHHISIAEIYETELVDIEKAIAHYEQSADYYKGEESNSSANKCLLKVAGYAAQLEQYQKAIDIYEQVGTNAMDSPLLKYSAKDYFFKAALCHFCIDMLNAKLAVQKYEELFPAFSDSRECKLMKKLLEAHEEQNVDSYTEAVKEYDSISRLDQWLTTMLLRVKKTIQGDEEDLR; encoded by the exons ATGGACAACTCCGGGAAGGAGGCGGAGGCGATGGCGCTGCTGGCCGAGGCGGAGCGCAAAGTGAAGAACTCGCAGTCTTTCTTCTCGGGCCTCTTTGG AGGCTCATCCAAAATAGAGGAAGCATGCGAAATCTACGCCAGAGCAGCGAACATGTTCAAAATGGCCAAAAACTGGAGTG AGGCCATCAACTGCTTGATGCGAGCAATTGAGATCTACACAGACATG GGCCGCTTCACCATCGCGGCCAAGCACCACATCTCCATCGCCGAGATCTACGAGACGGAGCTGGTGGACATTGAGAAG GCCATCGCCCACTACGAGCAGTCTGCAGACTACTACAAAGGCGAGGAGTCCAACAG CTCGGCCAACAAGTGTCTGCTGAAGGTGGCCGGCTATGCGGCGCAGCTGGAGCAGTACCAGAAGGCCATCGACATCTACGAGCAG GTGGGGACCAACGCCATGGACAGCCCGCTCCTCAAGTATAGCGCCAAGGACTACTTTTTCAAGGCTGCCCTCTGCCACTTCTGCATCGACATGCTGAACGCCAAG CTCGCCGTTCAGAAGTACGAGGAGCTGTTCCCCGCGTTCTCTGACTCTCGGGAGTGCAAGCTGATGAAA AAGCTGTTAGAAGCCCACGAGGAGCAGAACGTGGACAGCTACACCGAGGCG GTGAAAGAGTACGACTCCATCTCCCGGCTGGACCAGTGGCTCACCACCATGCTGCTGCGCGTCAAGAAGACCATCCAGGGTGACGAGGAGGACCTGCGCTAA
- the NAPA gene encoding alpha-soluble NSF attachment protein isoform X1, translated as MDNSGKEAEAMALLAEAERKVKNSQSFFSGLFGGSSKIEEACEIYARAANMFKMAKNWSAAGSAFCQAAQLHLQLQSKHDAATCFVDAGNAFKKADPQEAINCLMRAIEIYTDMGRFTIAAKHHISIAEIYETELVDIEKAIAHYEQSADYYKGEESNSSANKCLLKVAGYAAQLEQYQKAIDIYEQVGTNAMDSPLLKYSAKDYFFKAALCHFCIDMLNAKLAVQKYEELFPAFSDSRECKLMKKLLEAHEEQNVDSYTEAVKEYDSISRLDQWLTTMLLRVKKTIQGDEEDLR; from the exons ATGGACAACTCCGGGAAGGAGGCGGAGGCGATGGCGCTGCTGGCCGAGGCGGAGCGCAAAGTGAAGAACTCGCAGTCTTTCTTCTCGGGCCTCTTTGG AGGCTCATCCAAAATAGAGGAAGCATGCGAAATCTACGCCAGAGCAGCGAACATGTTCAAAATGGCCAAAAACTGGAGTG CTGCCGGAAGCGCCTTCTGCCAGGCGGCCCAGCTGCACCTGCAACTGCAGAGCAAGCACGACGCGGCCACCTGCTTCGTGGACGCCGGCAACGCGTTCAAGAAGGCCGACCCCCAAG AGGCCATCAACTGCTTGATGCGAGCAATTGAGATCTACACAGACATG GGCCGCTTCACCATCGCGGCCAAGCACCACATCTCCATCGCCGAGATCTACGAGACGGAGCTGGTGGACATTGAGAAG GCCATCGCCCACTACGAGCAGTCTGCAGACTACTACAAAGGCGAGGAGTCCAACAG CTCGGCCAACAAGTGTCTGCTGAAGGTGGCCGGCTATGCGGCGCAGCTGGAGCAGTACCAGAAGGCCATCGACATCTACGAGCAG GTGGGGACCAACGCCATGGACAGCCCGCTCCTCAAGTATAGCGCCAAGGACTACTTTTTCAAGGCTGCCCTCTGCCACTTCTGCATCGACATGCTGAACGCCAAG CTCGCCGTTCAGAAGTACGAGGAGCTGTTCCCCGCGTTCTCTGACTCTCGGGAGTGCAAGCTGATGAAA AAGCTGTTAGAAGCCCACGAGGAGCAGAACGTGGACAGCTACACCGAGGCG GTGAAAGAGTACGACTCCATCTCCCGGCTGGACCAGTGGCTCACCACCATGCTGCTGCGCGTCAAGAAGACCATCCAGGGTGACGAGGAGGACCTGCGCTAA